The Struthio camelus isolate bStrCam1 chromosome 5, bStrCam1.hap1, whole genome shotgun sequence genome has a segment encoding these proteins:
- the FOXA1 gene encoding hepatocyte nuclear factor 3-alpha gives MLGTVKMEGHETSDWNSYYADTQEAYSSVPVSNMNSGLGSMNTMNTYMTMNTMTTSGNMTSSSFNMSYANTGLGAGLSPGAVAGMPAGSAGPVNGMPAGVAAMGTALSPGGINAMSAQPTPMNGLSPYSGMNPCMSPMAYTPSNLGRTRDAKTFKRSYPHAKPPYSYISLITMAIQQAPSKMLTLSEIYQWIMDLFPYYRQNQQRWQNSIRHSLSFNDCFVKVARSPDKPGKGSYWTLHPDSGNMFENGCYLRRQKRFKCEKPANSKAPQEGRKDQAGASSSSSNSPLHRGHNKPAQLDPATSLSSSNPSTSPQSMDHSGSSTELKTSASAASSTISSVPALASVPHPPHSLAHEPQLHLKGDPHYSFNHPFSINNLMSSSEQQHKLDFKAYEQALQYSSYGASLPGGLPLGSASMAGRSSIEPSALEPSYYQGVYSRPVLNTS, from the coding sequence GCCTATTCCTCGGTGCCCGTGAGCAACATGAACTCGGGGCTGGGCTCCATGAACACCATGAACACCTACATGACCATGAACACCATGACGACGAGCGGCAACATGACCTCCAGCTCCTTCAACATGTCCTACGCCAacacggggctgggggccgggctgagccccggcgccgTGGCCGGCATGCCGGCGGGCTCCGCCGGCCCGGTGAACGGCATGCCGGCCGGCGTGGCCGCCATGGGCACGGCGCTGAGCCCCGGCGGCATCAACGCCATGTCGGCCCAGCCAACCCCCATGAACGGGCTCAGCCCCTACAGCGGCATGAACCCCTGCATGAGCCCCATGGCGTACACGCCGTCCAACCTCGGCAGGACTCGGGACGCCAAGACCTTCAAGCGGAGCTACCCCCATGCCAAGCCGCCCTACTCCTACATCTCCCTCATCACCATGGCTATCCAGCAGGCGCCCAGCAAGATGCTGACGCTGAGCGAGATCTACCAGTGGATCATGGACCTCTTCCCCTACTACCGGCAGAACCAGCAGCGCTGGCAGAACAGCATCCGCCACTCGCTCTCCTTCAACGACTGCTTCGTCAAGGTAGCCCGCTCGCCCGACAAGCCCGGCAAGGGCTCCTACTGGACCCTGCACCCCGACTCCGGCAACATGTTTGAAAACGGCTGCTACCTCCGCCGGCAAAAGCGGTTCAAGTGCGAGAAGCCGGCGAACAGCAAAGCCCCTCAGGAGGGCAGGAAAGATCAGGCCGGAGCCTCCAGTTCCAGCTCTAATTCCCCCCTGCACAGAGGCCACAATAAACCGGCGCAGCTGGACCCCGCGACCTCCCTCTCCAGCTCCAACCCGTCCACCAGCCCACAGTCTATGGACCACAGCGGATCGAGCACGGAGCTAAAGACCTCGGCCTCGGCCGCCTCCTCCACCATCAGCTCCGTCCCCGCCTTAGCCTCCGTCCCGCACCCCCCTCACTCCTTAGCCCACGAACCCCAGCTCCACCTCAAAGGGGATCCCCACTACTCCTTCAACCACCCCTTTTCCATCAACAACCTCATGTCCTCCTCGGAACAGCAGCACAAGCTGGACTTCAAAGCCTACGAGCAGGCGCTGCAATATTCCTCCTACGGGGCGAGCCTTCCCGGCGGGCTGCCCCTGGGCAGCGCCTCCATGGCGGGCCGGAGCAGCATCGAGCCCTCGGCCCTGGAGCCCTCCTACTACCAAGGTGTGTATTCCAGACCCGTGCTAAACACCTCGTAG